CAACTAAGtcacttcaaaaaaggaaattctttcagaaataagCAGTACCAATTCTCTTGACAAGGCGACAATAGACTCTGCCTTGCCCACACATTCGTCGTAAGATTTCCCATGGCTAGCGtataaaaatgagataaaatcGGCCTTAAAAAAGCTACTAATTTTGACATCCTCAGCGTACTCTCTTTAAAAGAAACAGTGACTCATTAAGACTATTACAGCTTACGTGAGCTCTTTTTATGCCGCTTGCAGCATCCCCATCCGCATTGGGAGCATTTCCTCTCGTTGAGCTCGAACTGCGTGATCTGCGTCCGGACATGTGTACAAATGAATCCTACTGCTTAGTTGGGCTTATCCCAGCTTATCCGGCCATCAAAATCAATTCCCAAAAAGCTGAGGAGATTCCTTTGATCACTAATAACAGGATTAAATAGCACATGTGAGAAAAGTTTGATTTTGTCTGAAATGCGTCCGTTTGTTTCCATTTCAAGATGCTGTTGACATATTGCATTGAGCATCACTTAGTTGCCACCAGTTCTTCAGCAACACAACAAAGGAATTCAGTTTGTCTTATTATTATCCATTTTTTGGATCCAGTTCATTATTTCACCTGTAGAAGGGTTTCTGAATCTGGATTCTGAATGCTCATCTGATATATTTAATATAACTTTTATCACCGTTAGGGTTCTTCTTAATCTGAAAGCTGCTAATGGGACCGTTTCCTTTGTCTGAACGGGCGGGAACTGGTTCCGGCTTTTCTTGGTTGCGGAATTAATCTACTTCGTAATTCACTGGTTTTCCGTTGCTGCAGAAGAGCTACAGAGGAGTAAGACAAGTTTCACAGCACGGCACTGGTGCAACGAAATTTTTGGGATTAGGTGGTTATTGGTGCACCAGTACTGCGCGCAATAAttccaaactttttttgttaaaaatgtATGAGACGTATGACCCGTTCTTTGACCGCAAATTGCATCCGTAGTGCTTCGCAATAATAATTGTTAGCGTAAGTCTACACCCATGTACATTACTATCATTGTAATTTCCAGATCTTTTGTTCAGAAATTACAAATACGCATGCGGAgagctgcttaaaggcagcataccacgaatctggggtggtacggatttcaggtggagcatccgcgtacggggtcgtagattatggagaccgggatggtcccgctcatctctccctgaatcactgaaagcagccggcccctgaatgctgttttgagaaggaaaaaagaaggaaggactTTGTCTGACGGtattttgttatgtttatAAATTGTAGCTGTGTTAAGggaatataaatatgaaatcacgttcgaatatttttcaagTGTAATAGTTAGACTTTTGTCCAAATGCTACACTTAAAAAATAGATggtaaagattttaaaaaataaaaataatataaaaatagatagTGATGGCTGATAGGTGCAACATCTTCCATAATCTTTTGTACctctagaaaaagaaaaaaagctataaTTTGCAACAAATACAGCTTGTGACAGAAATTTAGAGCAAGTGGTGAAGGAATGACCAGTTAACGAATACAGCACTAATATCACATTTGAAATTACCTGTTCTATTAACTTCTCAACTGTTCCTCTTTGAGGACGCTTTATTTTCCGTAGTAGCTAGATCCAGCTAATCCTTGCTCTGACGTCCCCTAATTTTTACTGCAAGGCTCATTTACACCGTGTTGAAAGTGATGAACATTGCCTAAGATCTATGTTCAGTAACGGTCGATCGATAGATATATTACACCTTAAATTATAGCCGGGACCGCGTgcacaagtctgattgctaccaaTTCGTGGTGGCTTTCTTTTTACTAGACGCAATCAGTCACCTGACTACATGCCTTGAGACCGTATGAGCTAAATAACTCGCACTGTTGTATGACGAAAGTTTCCCAAACATTGCAAGAAGGTTTTGTCCGTCAACACACTAGCAGAGCTCATAGGTCAAATGCTTGAAGTGGAATCATTCACAATAAACATCCGTTTCGGAATGTTGAACTGCCGGACACTGTCAAGTGATCTCCAACAAGTTACCCTCTCCAGACTACTGTGATATCTGCGTGTGTAGTTTGCTGCATAGCAGGAAACAAGCATCGAGAGCTCCACCGCATGCTGCGGTGTCGCGGATGAGAACAAAGCGGGAGGCTGTGAAGTAGTTGTGAGAAACCACTACAGTAATGTTGTGGAGGATTTTGGCTCTATGCAGTCAAGGAGCGCCCTGATACGATTCCAGGATCGCCGAGGATTCAAACCTTGTATCGTTAGCGCTCACGCACCGATCGGAACCACTAAAGACTGTCACGAGGACGCTTTTTATGAGGAATTCGACATGTTACCGTCCTAGGTACCTGGCCAGCAAGAGGTTGTCGGAATTGACGCGAACGCAACGGATCATGAACAAgaatccgatgtgcttggaaaTTTGTATTATATTGCGAAGCATATGTCCAACAAAGAAATCCTCTGGTGGATTTCTGTGAGCAAGCGAATCATTGGTTCCGCATttgagaggaatcatcgatgcCATGAGCCTACGTGTCAAATGATAACCCGTTTAGAGTCAGAAGAGCGGCGCTACGAAGATGATAACCTTTAAACTACAGCTCGACTGCGTCATGACAAAGATCTTCCGTTGACAGATATATGAAAATGTAGAGCCGAGCCGAACGCCGCATGTGATCCCGACCACGACTAAATTATTCTCAGCTTGATGTCATGGTCCCCGAAAAGAAGTGGAGGAGCTCAACCTCAGTCGAAGATCGGCATCGCAGGTATAAACGATGAGGTACGTGTGAGCAAATTCTGCCAACGGGTGTTGATAAATGTTAACAAACAAGAAGAAGCCTAATAACTTCATCTctcttatttattgtattcaGAACACCTCAAACATTCCGGTTTTGATCCCGAGTTcgttgttcaagaaaaaagttcgcCTTCGAGTCTGTAGAGACAACATCTGCGTACACTTCTACATGTTTCGCCTGTACCACTGGACACAAGAGCGAAGGACCTTATTGGAGGACATAGACACGAGAAAAGCCTGCTTTCTACTGATAGTGCAAAAGCAAAAGGAAGAAGTGCTCGCCTGCCCTCGACGCTGCCAATAAAGTTGTTGTTGGGAGGCAACCCTATCCATCTGAAAGGGCCATTTCAACactttgctgaaccggcaagccaTCTGCCCTGAACTCGAACATATATCCGAGGATCGATGTCCACCGTTGTCCATGAGGATCCACTGTCCAGGAGgtttgtattcaaaaaaaaatgaaggatgggAAGTCTTGCGGATGGAACTAGCGCAGAAATGCACAAATCTCTTCTCCTTTTAAGATTCGGACATGACTGAGATCAtctgttcaatatggattgacaAAAGAATATCTTATTGATGGAGAAACGCCATCATAATTCTCTTCCACGAGAAGTAATCCGTCGCGGAACTCAAGAACTACTGAATAAAACCTCTTCCGCGTGTAATGTATGAGGATCTAGAACCTCGGGGCCGGTCCTGAATCAGCtatcaaacatcgcgaagaaaccacaCTTGATAAACAAGTTGGCTTTCCCTGATGTAAAGTTCCTCATGCGTTCTTCTGAGGGCCAGTCTTGGTGTTGAAATTACCAACAATGACTTTGTATAATAGAAGGTATGTTCTTCTCTGTTGAACTTCTCCGGATCCACCTAGAAAGCTTCgatatgttctttttcttagctTGATTTTAGAGAGTAAACGACggagatagtcaaagctggtgttggatcACATCTCCTCATCCggagacgtccgattcgggtcataagttgttcgaaagagtcggtgttctttgccatactcgtgttgacgaggacgccaactccaccaacacctctactgtcgcatgtttctaagaacagttcttctccagtgtcataCACCGCGTTCCAAGGGTGTCTcttctcggtcagtccgatgacgtcgtgcTTAATCTTCCTTGCCTGCAtcgtcagatcttcgatgaccGTTTCCGTTGCAAGCGTAGGTGTGTtttaagtacagatcgtcatcctagtcttTTTCCGTTTCGATAGCCTATATGACCTCGTCATTCGGGGCGCTACcttaccaggctttcctccagaatcaagagactcttttctattattgtAACATGTTGCTTCTAGTGCCACGGGTTTGTGGAGAATGTTTGTCCTCCCAGATTGGACGAATGGAGCTCAAACCATCGTCTTGCACCTCCTattcacttgattgcaggatCCACGCgggggatacaaggatgtcgtGAGTCAgccctggcacagcagaaacagggataTCCCTGAATCCCATTCGCGTTTCAGAGATGTCGCTTCTGGTCAGCGATTAGCCCCTATCCGCGCCACGTAGAATCGCGACTAACAGGCTGTGATctctctagtgagggagatctgaggacactaaatcataattattataaatatacgAGAAATAAAACCAAATTTATGCATGAGTCAACCTACAATGAGCAACAATTTAGTTCGAAAAGAAAGTAGCGCTATCTGCAATGCTATGGGGGCGGAATTTCACAGTTTCGCAAACGATGTGTTAGAACTTTTCGCAGGTCCAGCTGCTGATAGCAATCAGACTTATGCGGTCCCTTAATCCTTCGATAAAGGTTCGATATAGGTATGACtttatttctttgcaaaatgaTGTATTTTGCGTTTGTGATCACTTTTTGATGTCAGAATCTAAGAATATCTTCTCCCGCTGTGTGAGTAACAATGCTAGATTTTTGAGACTTGGGAAAACGAATGTCTCGGTAGAAGTTTCCCTTCTTGTATTATAATGAATCAGAGGTGTTATCAAAGTTAACTTCAAAATAACGACGTATCGCATATTGAGccgtttattttctgtttaatcCTAGGGTTGACATTGCCTGGGTGGATTAAGCTAATTAGCACTGGGCAAGCGACCTTTCTGGACTTTTCAGGCCCATCGAAGCAGACCACACGTGAGTACAAATATAAGGGAAAGTAATGTAGAATGTGCTGAAGGAAATTGCGCGCAAAGAAGCCTCAAAAAATGTGTAtaaattcttaattttctgcTTCCAGCCGTCGACTTGTTACAATTCCATCTCAGATCTAATGCTCAATGCAAGTTGAATGTGAGAGTATTCAAATGAGTAGATATTTCTTTTCGTGCGCATCAGCCCACGTCTCGCACAAAAACGCATTTCTCCATCCTGTTCGGTTCCTTCTGTAAGCTGGCACTCATGCAAAGCGCTGTTTTGTTTCCCTTcacagagaaaaaactttgtgCGACGTGAGACTTAATTGTAGTTCTTTTAAATCATGCATTGTTCTTTTAAACCATGCATGCGTGCTCATCCTCATCCCTTTTCAGAGCTGAGGATCGTGGAGTTATAGACCAAGTTCTCGTTATCTAAgcatctttatttcttttgtgctTTTATGACTGAATCACTAATACACTCTTTCGTCCACGTATTTGTCGATTGCAGTTACCATTGGACTGACATATTTATGGAATAGAAATTCAGCGCCCATCGTCTGGGGCAGATACAAGTATACGAGGAACGCTGCCTGGAACGATCATTGACGTCATTTGGAGTTAGGAAACATTCAATGTGTAATATTTGTTTACCTTCAGCAACCAGTAAAATGGGAAATATTGCATGATCGAGGCTGCGAAGTAGTCAGTTAGACAGAAGACCGCAAAAACGCACCAATAGATCAGCCACTGCGTATCGTCTTTTGTGTCTTTAGTTCGTACCGCCTAAGAAGTCAGCACTTCAGTCCTccaataatacaataatgcAATACTAATTACCAGTACGAGCCCAGATTACCTTAACACTTGCATAAGCAGGATAAGCAAATCCGATGAGATTGCATACTAGCTGAGCTGCCGCTCCAACAATAAGATACAACGCCACAGCAATTATTAGTACGTAAGCAATCTGGAAACTCGGATTGTTAAGCTGTGCTGTAGTTGACAATCTTAGGtaatagaaattttgaattatatacgctcatttcttttttttggaagtcaTATCATATTCCTCACGTTGCCCATTTTTGAACTAATGTGTTCCCGTGTTTACTAACCCATTTATGTGTGGTTGTAAGGAAGCAATTCTCTGCTCACTGGATTCCATTACAAACttccttttggaatttttaaacAGCTGATACTTCGGAGAAGGTTAAAACGAGTTGTGTTGCTGGCTACTGTTACATAACAACCATTCCTAGCAAAAAAGATACCGGTGGCTTTGTTGCCCGCGGACGTGGTTCATGAGAACACTTAAGTCCTAAGAAGTCGAGTGAGAACTACCAACTCCTCAAAGAAGGAATCGATGGGGTAACGATGCGTTGATCACGTAATCCTACCTCTTGTCAAATGgatatatttgaaatatattaTTAACCTAAGTGGCCATCATCGTACATTATTTCACTGTCTGTGGATATTATCCTCACAAATTaataatgaaattatttatCTGGTTAGGGAGAGGCATCTCACCGAAACGAGGGTGTTGGGCCTATACAGACCGTCGTGTTTCGAAGATGAACAACGTGTTGACAGTGTGAGAGTGGGACCACGAAGGTTCGACACCCCGAGAGCCAAGTTTGCAGAAAAGGTGAAAACATAAAGTACTACTAAAGTTCCTCAACTATGTagattttacattttatgGCTTTCAGCACTTTAAGCACAGATTTAGTAGAATAGAGTGGctaaaaaagctcagattctgtgcagaTTGCTAGCTCTGGAAGATCGCAAATAACATTGTGTTAAGAGCACCTGAACAGGGCAGGAAATACTTTGGTAGTGTtccataaaagaaaatttgtcttGCAAAATAGTCATATCACTATTTTGGGACCTCCTAGTTCTTTTGGAAATTATATGGAGGAAATTTAAAGTTCTTAGa
This window of the Necator americanus strain Aroian chromosome III, whole genome shotgun sequence genome carries:
- a CDS encoding hypothetical protein (NECATOR_CHRIII.G11885.T1), which translates into the protein MYDDGHLAQLNNPSFQIAYVLIIAVALYLIVGAAAQLVCNLIGFAYPAYASVKAVRTKDTKDDTQWLIYWCVFAVFCLTDYFAASIMQYFPFYWLLKAAFLVYLYLPQTMGAEFLFHKYVSPMVTAIDKYVDERVY
- a CDS encoding hypothetical protein (NECATOR_CHRIII.G11885.T2), producing the protein MESSEQRIASLQPHINGLSTTAQLNNPSFQIAYVLIIAVALYLIVGAAAQLVCNLIGFAYPAYASVKAVRTKDTKDDTQWLIYWCVFAVFCLTDYFAASIMQYFPFYWLLKAAFLVYLYLPQTMGAEFLFHKYVSPMVTAIDKYVDERVY
- a CDS encoding hypothetical protein (NECATOR_CHRIII.G11884.T1) produces the protein MQARKIKHDVIGLTEKRHPWNAVYDTGEELFLETCDSRGVGGVGVLVNTSMAKNTDSFEQLMTRIGRLRMRRCDPTPALTISVVYSLKSS